GTCGATCCCGCCCAGCCGGGCCGCGGCCGCCGCGACGCCGTCGTCACCGACGGCCGCCCGGTCGACCACCACGGTGAACGGCCCGTTCGCCCCGGCACCGAACTCCGCCGCGATCAGGTCGTAGGCCTGCCGCGTGGTGCTGTCGGCGGCGTTGTTGGACACGTCCCGCGGGAAGGTCCGCATGTCGAAGGCGGGCGCAGCGAGCGCCCCGATGAGGGCGAAGGCGGCCAGCGCCCACGGCACCGGATGGCGGGCGACAGCGGCGGCCCACCGTGCCGACAACGATGCCCGTGCCGGTCGCGGCCGCCGGGGCGGCAGGCCCCGCCGCTCCCGGCGGGGCAGCAGCCGGCGGCCGAGCAGCCCGCAGAACGCGGGGACCAGCGTCAGGGCGGCCGCGGCGACCGCGACCACCGAGATGCCCGTCGCGAAGCCGTAGGAGGAGTAGATGGGCACGCCGGCCAGCGGGAGCCCCATCAGCGACACCAGGACGATCGCCGCCGCGAAGAGCACCGACCGGCCCGCGGTGGCGGTCGCCCGGCCCGCGGCCTCGACGACCGGGACTCCGGCACGCAGGTGCTCGAGGTGGCGGGAGACGAGCAGCAGCGCGTAGTCGATGCCGACGCCGAGGCCCACCATCACCGCGACGGTCGGGGCGGTGGTGCTGACGTCGGTCACGGCGGCCAGCAGGGTCACCCCGGCCGCGGAGACGCCGAGGCCGGCGAGGGCCACCAGCAGCGGCAGCCCGGCCGCCACGACCGTCCCCAGGACCAGCACCATGAGCACGAGGGCCACGACGACGCCGACGACCTCGCCGGTGCCCTGCACCTCCTCGGGGGACGTGTTCGGCAGCTGGCCGCCGAGCTCCACCTGCAGGCCGTCGCCGACCCCGCGGACCGCGGTCTCCAGCGCCTCGACGCCCAGGCCACCGGCGAGGTCCGGGTCGGTGACCGGCACGTCGAAGCCGACGGTCAGCAGCGCGGTGTCCCGGTCCGCGGAGAACCGCGGCGGCGTGACCGAGGTGACGTGGTCGACCTCGGCGACCCGGGCGGTCAGCTCGGCGACGTCCGCGTCGGTCACCGGGTCGCCGTCCGGGTCGTGGACGACGACCTGGGCGGAGCTGCCGGCCGCGCCCGAACCCGGGAAGTGCTCGCGCAGCTGCTCGATGCCGACGAGCGCCGGCGCGCCCTCGACGTCGAAGTCGTCCTGCGGCGTGCCGCCGAGGGCGCCGGCGGTGAGGGTGGCCACGACGACGAGGAGCACCCAGGAGACCAGCGTGCGCCACGGGTGGGCGGCCGACGACCGGCCGAGACGGTGCAGGAGGCGCGTCACGACCGGTCCTCGGAGTGCGCGGCACCGGACGGTGCGAGGGACTGGGCGCCGATGACCGTGAGCACCTGCAGCTTCTCGTAGCTCTCCGTGCCCGGCGCGGCGGTGTAGACCATCAGGCGGTGGGCCTGGTGCGGGTCGACCAGCGTCTGGCAGTTCAGCTCCAGCCGGCCGACCTCGGGGTGCTGGTAGCGCTTGACCTCGTCGAGGTGGATGCCGACCTCGTGCACCTCCCACAGCGACCGGAACTCCTCGCTCCGTGCCAGCAGCAGGTCGGCCAGGTGCGCCGCCCGTGAGCCGGGCCCACGCATCGTGACCAGGGCGCGCAGCCCGGCGGCGTAGGTGCGCGACATGTGCGCGTGGTCCTCCGGCACGTACAGCGCCCGGGCCGCCGGGTCGGTGAACCACCGGTACCCCCGGCTGCGCGCCGGCCCGGTGTACCGCATCGCATCGCCGACGAGCGCGATCCCGGGCGCCGTCTGCCGCAGGGTCTCCCCGACCTCGGTGACGATCTCGGCGGGGGTGTCGGCGAGGCGGTCGAAGATCCGCAGCAGGCCGGGGCTGATGTGCTCGCTGCCCGCGCCCCGCGGCGGCGGCTGGTGCCCGGCGAGCCGGAACAGGTGGTCGCGCTCGTCGAGGGACAGGTGCAGCCCCTGCGCGATCGAGGCGATCATCTGCTCCGACGGCTGCGGACCGCGCTCGCGCTCCAGCCGGGTGTAGTAGTCCGCCGACATGTGGCAGAGGGCGGCCACCTCCTCGCGCCGCAGCCCGGCGGTCCGGCGGCGCGGCCCACGGGGCAGGCCGACGTCCTCGGGTTGGAGCAACTCGCGGCGCCCCCGGAGGAACACCGCCAGTCCTGCTCGATCGATCCCCACGTGTGCCTCCTGGTGTGCGTCCCGGCGACCTGTCGACCCCGGCTGGCGCTGTGTCTACCGGCGCGCCAGCGGCGCAGGCAGGGCCTGCCGATCCCCCTCTGACCAGCTCGGACGGGGGGATCGACAGGCCCTGCCTACCGGCGCCGCGACCGGCGACGGTGGTGCCACGGCGCGATCAGCGCACCCCCCGAGGGCAGGAGCCCGACCATGACCCGCACGATCGACATCCCCGTCCCCAACCTCACCGGCACGCGCGCGGTGCTCACCGGGGGCAGCGACGGCATCGGCCTCGTCCTCGCCCGCCGCCTGGTGGCCGCGGGCGCCGACCTGGTGCTCCCCGTCCGCAACCGCGGCAAGGGCGAGGCGGCCGCCGCGGAGATCCGGGCGCAGGTGCCCGGGGCGAGCATCACCCTGCACGAGCTGGACCTCTCCTCGCTGGAGTCGGTCGCCGCACTCGCCGCCGCCCTGGTCGCCGAGGGCCGGCCGATCGACGTCCTGGTCGCCAACGCCGGCGTGATGACCCCGCCGGAACGGCGGACGACGGCCGACGGCTTCGAGCTGCAGTTCGGCACCAACCACCTCGGCCACGTCGCGCTGGTGGCGCAGCTGATGCCGCTGCTGCGCGCCGGCCGGGCGCGGGTGACCACGCAGCTGAGCGTGGCCGCCAACAGCAACGCCGTCCACTGGGACGACCTGCAGTGGGAGCGGTCCTACCACCCGATGCGCGCCTACAGCTCGTCGAAGATCGCCGTCGGCCTCTTCGCCCTCGAACTCGACCGCCGCAGCCAGGCCGGCGACTGGGGGATCACCAGCACCGTCTCCCACCCCGGCATCGCCCCGACGAACCTGCTCGCCTCCCGACCCGAGATCGGGCGGACGGCGGAGTCGCGCGAGATCCGGCTGATCCGGCGCCTGTCGCGCTGGGGCATCGCGGGGACGCCGGAGACCGCGGCACTGCCCGCCCTGCTCGCCGCCACCGCACCGGACACTGCAGGCGGCCGGTTCTACGGGCCCAGCCGGTTCCGGCACATGAGCGGGCTCCCGGCCGAGCAGCCGCTCTACCGGCGGCTGCGCAGCGTCGAGGACGCCCGGCGCATCTGGCAGCTGTCCGAGCAGCTGGCGCACGTGTCCTTCCCGATGGACGGGGCCACCGACCTCGACCAGGCCGCCCGCCGGCTGCCGGCGTGAGCGGCTCCCCACGTCCGGGAGCGAGCGCGTGATCCTCCAGCCCTGCACCGCGTCCGGCAGCGCCCTGCCGTCGGGCACCCGGGTGTTCCTCCGCGAGTTCGCCCGCGCGCCGCTGCGCACGGCGTCGGTGGTGCCGAGCTCCCCGGCCCTGGCCCGACGGATGATCGCGCCGCTGCTGGGCGGCCGGGTCGCGCCGGTCGTCGTGGAGCTCGGGCCGGGCACAGGTTCCTTCACCGCCGCGCTGCGGGCGGCGGCGCCCGGGATGCGCTACCTGGGCGTCGAGCTGAACCCGGTGATGGCCGACCACCTCGTCGCCCGATTCCCCGGCGTCGACCTGCTCCGCGGACCGGCCGCCGAGCTGCCGCGGGCGTTGGCCGAGCGCGGTCTGCCCGCCGCCGACCTGGTCGTGAGCGGCCTGCCATGGCAGGCCTTCGCCGGCCCGGTGGGCAGCGAGCTGGTGGCCACCATCGCCGCCCACCTCGCGCCGTCCGGGGCGTACACGCAGTTCACCTACCGATGGAGCCGCTGGGCGCCGCCCGGCCGCCGGCAGCACCGCGAGCTGCGGCGGCACTTCGGCCGGGTCGACCTCTCCCCCACCGTGTGGGCCAATCTGCCGCCGGCCGTCGTCTACACCGCGACCGAGCCGGTGCGGCCGGACGCTCCCCCGCGGCCGGGAGGTGAGCCACCTGAGCGACGGCCGGCTGCCCTGGCGACGTCGCCGATGACGTCGTCGTCGCACCGGTAGCGGCATGCCGGACGGCCTCGGGTCACGGCGTCGACCTGAGCCGGCCGGTGGCCGGCGGTCTGCTCTGCCAGGGTGGCGGCGTGGCTCGCGTGCTGAAGGTGTCCGCTCCGCTCGACTTCGCCGCGATCCGGGCGGAGGCCGGGGTGCCCGACGAGTTCCCGGCCGACGTGCTGGCCGAGGCCGACCGGGTCGCCGCCGACCCACCGCTGCCCGAGCACGACGCGACCGACCTGCCGCTGGTGACCATCGACCCGCCCGGTGCCCGCGACCTCGACCAGGCCGTGCACCTGGCCCGCACCGCCGGCGGCTACCGGGTGTCCTACGCGATCGCCGACGTCGGCGCCTTCGTGCCGCTGGGCAGCGCGATCGACGCCGAGGCCCGGCGCCGCGGTCAGACCGTCTACTCCCCCGACGGCCGGACGCCGCTGCACCCGCCGCAGCTGTCCGAGGGCGCGGCCAGCCTGCTGCCCGGGCAGCTCCGGCCCGCCGCGCTGTGGACCATCGACCTGGACGCCGACGGCGAGGTCACCGACGTCGACCTGCGCCGCGCCCGGGTGCGCAGCCGGGCCCAGCTGGACTACGAGTCGGTGGGCGCCGACGTGCCCGCCGAGCTGGTGCTGCTGCCCGAGATCGGCCGGCTGCTGCAGGCCCGGGCCCGCGACCGCGGTGCCATCGAGCTGGGCACCCCGTCCCAGGAGGTCGAGCCCGGGCCGGACGGCGGCTGGACCATCGCCTTCCGCGGCCAGTCCGACGTCGAGGGCTGGAACGCCCAGATCTCGCTGCTCACCGGCCGGTGCGCCGCCCGGCTGATGCTCGACGGCGGGGTCGGGGTGCTGCGCACGTTGCCGCCGGCCGACCCGGCTGCGGTCGAGACGCTCCGCCGGCTCGCCCCCGCGCTGGGCGTCGAGTGGCCGGACGGTGCCGGGCCCGGCGACGTCATCGCCACCGTGGACCCGGCACGGCCGCGGCACGGGGCCTTCCTCGACGCCGCCGCCTCGCTGCTGCGCGGCGCGGCCTACACCGCGTTCGACGGCCCGCCGCCCGCCCAGCCCGGGCACGGTGGCGTCGGCGCGCCCTACGCGCACGTGACCGCCCCGCTGCGCCGGCTCGTCGACCGGTTCGGCACCGAGGTCTGCCTGGCGCTGGCCGCCGGCGAGCAGCCCTCCCCCGAGCTGCGTGCCGCGTTGCCCGAGCTGCCCGGGTTGATGGCCGCCTCCGACCGGCGCACGCGCGAGGTCGAGCGTGCCGTCATCGAGCTGGTCGAGGCGACCGTGCTGGCCGGCCGGGTCGGTGAGGTGTTCGACGCCGTCGTGCTCGACGCGGACGAGAAGCGCTCCACCGTGGTGCTCAGCGACCTGGCCGTCGAGGCCCGCTGCGATGGGCGGCTGACCCCGGGCCAGCGGGTCCGGGTCCGGCTCGTGACCGCCGACCCGGCCACCCGCACCGTTCGGTTCGAGGCCGCCGGGAACTGACCGGCCATCACTCCTGCGATGTCGAGAAGCGGGAGCCGGTTCCGTCCCTGGGGTGTCCGCGGCCACGATGGGCCGCACTCCCGAGGAGGAACACCATGGCGAAGTACCTGATGCTCAAGCACTACCGCAGCACCTCGAAGTCGCTGGACTGCGCGCCGATGGACCAGTGGACGCCGGAGGAGGTCTCGGCGCACATCCAGTACATGCGCGACTTCGGGGCGAAGCTCACCGAGACCGGCGAGTTCGTCGACGCGCAGGGCGTCGCGCAGGAGGGCACCTGGGTCCGGTACGACGGCGAGGGTCGGCCGCCGGTCACCGACGGGCCGTTCGCCGAGACCAAGGACCTCATCGCCGGCTGGATGGTGATCGACGTGGACAGCTACGAGCGCGCGGTCGAGCTGGCCGGCGAGCTGTCCGCGGCCCCCGGGCCGGGCGGCGAGCCGATCCGTGAGTGGCTGGAGCTGCGGCCGGTCATGTCCGAGCCGCCGACCGTCAGGGAGTGAGCCCGCCCGTGGACGAGGTGCTGCTGCGCAGCGTCGTCCCGGGCGTGCTCGGCGTCCTCGTCCGCCGCGGAGCCGACTTCGCGGCGGCCGAGGACGCCGTCCAGGACGCGCTGGTCGAGGCGGTGCGCGCCTGGCCGGCCGACCCGCCGCGGGACCCGCAGGCCTGGCTGGTGACCGTGGCCTGGCGCCGGTTCCTCGACGCCACCCGGTCGGAGGCGGCCCGTCGCCGGCGCGAGGAGGTGGTCCACGAGGAGCCGGGGCCGGTGTCGTCCGCCGACGACACGCTGCAGCTGTACTTCCTGTGCGCGCACCCGTCGCTGACGCCGTCCTCGGCGGTGGCGCTGACGCTGCGGGCGGTGGGCGGGCTGACCACCCGGCAGATCGCCGCCGCGTACCTGGTGCCGGAGGCCACGATGGCGCAGCGGATCAGCCGGGCGAAGCGCACCGTCTCCGGCGTCCGCTTCGACTCCGCCGGCGACGTCGCCACCGTGCTGCGGGTGCTGTACCTGGTGTTCAACGAGGGCTACTCCGGCGACGTCGACCTGGCCGCGGAGGCGATCCGGCTGACCCGGCAGCTGGCGGCCGTGGTCGACCACCCGGAGGTGGCGGGGCTGCTGGCGCTGATGCTGCTGCACCACGCCCGGCGGGCGGCCCGCGTCGCGGACGACGGGAGCCTGGTGCCGCTCGCTCAGCAGGACCGCGGGCGGTGGGACACCGCGTTGATCGCCGAGGGGGTCGAGGTGCTGCAGGCGGCGCTGGCCCGCGACCGGCTCGGCGAGTTCCAGGCGCAGGCGGCGATCGCGGCGCTGCACGCCGACGCGCGGACCGCCGAGGAGACCGACTGGGTGCAGATCGTCGAGTGGTACGACGAGCTGCTCCGGCTGACCGACAGCCCCGTCGTCCGGCTGAACCGGGCGGTGGCCGTCGGTGAGGCCGACGGTGCGCGCGCCGGCCTGGCAGCCCTGGCCTCGGTGGACGCCTCGGTGCCGCGCCGCACCGCCGTCCAGGCGTACCTGCACGAGAAGGACGGCGACCTGCCGACGGCGGCGCGGCTCTACGCCGAAGCCGCCGCGAAGGCCCCCAACGCCGCCGAGCGCGACCACCTCACCCGCCAGGCCGCCCGGCTCAACTCCGGCTGAGAACCGCCCACCCGGACGATGACTCCACGGTCGTCCCGGAGTCAGTGTCAGCAGACGACCGACCCGGAGGAGATCCCGTGCCCACGATCATGCCCATGGTCCTCACCGCCGACCCCGAACGCCTGAGGGACTTCTACGTCGGCGCGCTCGGCGCGGAGGTGGTCGAGCGGACCGCGCCCGAACCTGCCGACGACCCGCCGTCCTTCCTCAGCCTGCGCCTCGGCGACTCGGTGCTGGGGCTCATCCGGGAAGCCGACCCACCCGCCGGCAACCGGACCCTGCTCGGCATCGACGTCGCCGACGTCGACGCGCTCCTGGACTCCGTGCGCTCGCACGGCGGCTCGGTCACCGGCGGCCCGACCGACATGGCGTGGGGCATGCGCGTGGCCCACGTGAGCGATCCCGACGGCAACCCGATCAACCTGCAGTGCCCCGTCAGGGACTGACGCCGCCGTCCTGCTGACGCCCCGCGACCGCCTGACCCTGGGCGGTCAGCCGTCCGTGGCCCCTGCGGTCGCCCGCTGGCCCCGCACCTGCTCCAGGCGGGCCTCCAGCGACGCGGTCACCGCCGCCCACGAGTCGCTGCCGAGCACCAGCCGGAGCGGGGCAGGGCTCTGGTCGACGCTGGCGATCATCGCCGCTGCCATGCGCGCGGGGTCGCCGATGACCCCGGGAAGCCCGCCGTCGCGGAACCCGTGGACGTAGGCGGCCGGTGAACTGTCGTAGGCGTCGAGCGGCTCGGCGACGCGCAGCCCGGTCGCGCCGAAGCCGGTGCGGGCGGCGCCGGGCTCGACGATCGTCACGCCGATCCCGAACGGCGCGACCTCCGCGGCGACGGCCTCGCAGAAGCCCTCGATCCCCCACTTGGTCGCGTTGTACAGCGACGAGCCGGGCCAGGCGGTCTGCCCGGCGGACGACGACAGTTGGAGCACCCGCCCGCCACCGGCCGCACGCAGGTGCGGCAGCGCGGCGCGGACCAGCTGGATCGAGCCGAGGAGGTTGGTGTCGAGCTGGTGGGTGACCTGGGCGTCGTTGAGCTCCTCGGCCGCGCCGAACAGCCCGTACCCGGCGTTGCTGACGACCACGTCGAGCCGGCCGAGCGCGGCCGCGGCGTCGACCACCACCCCGCGGATGCGGCCGGTGTCGGTGAGGTCGAGCCGGTGGACGGAGAAGGCGTCGCCGTGGGCGGCGCGGAGGTCGGCGACCGCGTCGGGCCGCCGGACGGTGCCGGCGACCCGGTCGCCGCGGGCGAGGAGCTGTTCGGCGAGCAGGCGGCCGAAGCCGCTGCCCACCCCGGTCACGAGCCAGGTGCGTGTCATGACCCGAGCGTCGGCCGCCGGCGGAGCGGCAACCAGGCCGCGTTGAGAGGGGTGCCGGCAGGGCCAGGCACGACGGTGCCCGGGAGCCCTACCGTCGGGGCGTGACCGAGAACCTGGTCGGTGAGTACCTGCGCGCCCGGCGGGAGCAGGTGCGCCCGGACGACGTCGGCATCACCGCCACCGGCTCCCGCCGGGTCCCCGGCCTGCGCCGGGACGAGCTGGCGATGCTGGCCGGCATCAGCAGCGAGTACTACACGCGGCTGGAGCAGGGCCGCGACCGGCACCCGTCGGCGCAGGTGCTCGACGCGGTCGCCCGCGCGCTGGGCCTGGACGCCGCCTCGACCAGCCACCTGCACGACCTCGCCGACCCCGCGCCCCGCCGCCGGCGCACGTCCCGCACCGAGCGGGTGCGGCCCAGCGTCGCCCAGCTGCTCGCCGCGTGGGACCGGACGCCGGCGTTCGTGCAGGGCCGCCACCTCGACGTGCTGGCCGCGAACCCGCTGGCCGTGGCGCTGTCGCCGCTGTTCCACCCGGGCACGAACCTGCTCCGCTCCGTCCTGCTCGACCCCGACGCCCACCAGCTCGACCCCGCTTGGGAGGCGACGGCGGCCCAGCTGGTCGCCGTCCTGCGGAGCGCGGCCGGGCCGGACGTCGACGACCCGCACCTGACCGAGCTCGTGGGTGAGCTGTCGGTGCGCAGTGAGCTGTTCCGGCGGCTGTGGGCCCGGCACGACGTGCGCCGGCACCCCGGCGGCGGGGTGTACCGCGTGGCGCACCCGCAGGTCGGCGACCTCGAGCTGCGCTACGACAAGTTCACCCTCGCCGATGCCGGGGACCAGGTGCTGGTGGTCTACCAGGCCGAGCCGGGCTCCCGGTCGGCCGAGGCGCTGACCCTGCTGGCCTCGCTGTCGGCGGTCAGTCCGACGCGGCGCTGACCTCGACCGTGCCGAGGGTGCGGATGAGGTCGAAGCGGGACGCGTCCTCGGTGCCCGGCTCCGCGGTGTAGGCGACGATCCGCAGGTCGGTGCCGATGGCGGTGAGGACGTCGCAGTCCAGCGTCACCTGCCCGACGGACGGGTGCACGAAGGTCTTGGCCTGGAACCGGTGCTCGACGACCGTGCCCTCGTCCCACAGCTGCCGGAACCGGTCGAACTGCTGCAGCTCGGCGAGGACCGCCCGCACGGCCGGGTCGTCGGGGTACCGGATGAGGGCGGTCCGCAGGTCCGAGACGAGGGCGCGCTCGTGCCGTTCGTGGTCCCCCTCCTCCCACACCACCTGCGGTGTCGAGCCGGCGAACTGGGCGACGACCAGGTTCAGCCCGGGGTCCATCGGCCCGAGCAGCGACCGCCACGCCGCGTTGGCGGTCAGCAGCGTCCAGTGCGCCGTCCAGACGCCGACGGCGACGTCGGGCAGCCGGGCGAGCAGCCGCTGCACGCTGGCCGGGACGTGCGTGGGGACGGCGGTGGGCAACGGTGCGGGCAGGCCGGCGGCCAGGTGCAGCTGGTCGCGTTCCAGGTCGGACAGCTGCAGTACCCGGGCGAGCGACGAGACCACCTGCACCGAGGGCCGGTCGGCGCGGCCCTGCTCCAGCCGCACCAGGTAGTCGACCGAGACACCGGCCAGCAGCGCGACCTCTTCCCGGCGCAGGCCACGGGTGCGGCGGTTGCCCGCGGGGAAGCCCACCGCGGCCGGCTGCAGCCGCTCCCGCCACGCGCGCAGCAGCGATGCGAAGTCCCCACGGTCGGCCATGTCGCCATCGTCGTCCACTGTCGGCGCGCTGGGTGGTACTGCCGGTCATACGGTCGACCGCGCCTACCAGGGCACCGCCGGACGGGGACACCGTCGACGCCATGACGACGACACTGATCACCGGCGGCAACAAGAGCTTGGGCTTCGAGACGGCCCGGCGACTGAAAGAGCACGGGCACCGGGTGGTCATCGGCGCCCGCGACGCCGACCGCGGGCAGCGCGCGGCCGAGCAACTGGGCGTGGAGTGGGTGCGCATCGACGTCACCTCCGACGAGTCGGTGGCCTCGGCGGCGGCGGAGGTGCGCGACCGGTTCGGTGGGCTGGACGTGCTGGTGAACAACGCCGGCATCTCCGGCCCGTTCGCCGGGGTCGACGAGCTCGACGGCCCGGCGGTGCTGGCGGTCCTCGACACCAACACCGTGGGGATCGTCCGGACGACGCACGCCTTCCTGCCGTTGCTGCGCGAGTCGGCCGCGCCGGTGGTGGTCAACGTGACCAGCGGGCTCGGCTCGTTCACCGTGCGCGGCGACGAGACCCGGATCGAGCACTCACTGCCGACGCTCGGCTACTCGGCCAGCAAGGCGGCGGTCAACATGATCACCTCGGTGTACGCGCAGTTCCTGCCCGAACTGCGGGTCAACACCGTCGACCCGGGCTACACGGCCACCGACCTCAACGGCCACTCCGGCCCGCAGACCGTCACCGAGGGCACCGACGCGATCGTCGCGATGGCCACCATCGGCACCGACGGCCCGACCGGCACCTTCACCGACCGGCACGGCGCCGTCGGCTGGTGACACCACGGCGTGGGGCCGGGCCGTCGTCCCGGCCCCACGCCGGCAGGCGCCATCCCCCCGGCGGGACGACGGTCCAGGCCGGGTCTTCAACGCCGGCGACACGTGCACGCGCGGTCGCCGATACGGCGCAACGCCGTCCCGGCGGTGGCCCGGCGTCCGGCGA
The Modestobacter marinus DNA segment above includes these coding regions:
- a CDS encoding MMPL family transporter, which codes for MTRLLHRLGRSSAAHPWRTLVSWVLLVVVATLTAGALGGTPQDDFDVEGAPALVGIEQLREHFPGSGAAGSSAQVVVHDPDGDPVTDADVAELTARVAEVDHVTSVTPPRFSADRDTALLTVGFDVPVTDPDLAGGLGVEALETAVRGVGDGLQVELGGQLPNTSPEEVQGTGEVVGVVVALVLMVLVLGTVVAAGLPLLVALAGLGVSAAGVTLLAAVTDVSTTAPTVAVMVGLGVGIDYALLLVSRHLEHLRAGVPVVEAAGRATATAGRSVLFAAAIVLVSLMGLPLAGVPIYSSYGFATGISVVAVAAAALTLVPAFCGLLGRRLLPRRERRGLPPRRPRPARASLSARWAAAVARHPVPWALAAFALIGALAAPAFDMRTFPRDVSNNAADSTTRQAYDLIAAEFGAGANGPFTVVVDRAAVGDDGVAAAAARLGGIDDVVAVSPPVVSPDGAVAVLEVQPAFGPADERTPDLLAQLRADLDGAEVTGSTAMFSDISVLLSDRLWLVVGFVVAVSMLLLAAMFRSAVVPVKAAVLNLLSIGAAYGVVTAVFQWGWGSDLVGLDGAMPVSSWLPILMFAILFGLSMDYEVFLLSRIREHWLRSGDARDSVVRGVAGTGRVISTAAAVMVVVFLGFATETDLVVRQLGLGMAVAVLLDATVVRMVLVPATMTLLGRRSWWLPGWLDRLLPTIEPEAPDEDAVPAGELTAGRRDEARAGVPV
- a CDS encoding helix-turn-helix transcriptional regulator, with product MGIDRAGLAVFLRGRRELLQPEDVGLPRGPRRRTAGLRREEVAALCHMSADYYTRLERERGPQPSEQMIASIAQGLHLSLDERDHLFRLAGHQPPPRGAGSEHISPGLLRIFDRLADTPAEIVTEVGETLRQTAPGIALVGDAMRYTGPARSRGYRWFTDPAARALYVPEDHAHMSRTYAAGLRALVTMRGPGSRAAHLADLLLARSEEFRSLWEVHEVGIHLDEVKRYQHPEVGRLELNCQTLVDPHQAHRLMVYTAAPGTESYEKLQVLTVIGAQSLAPSGAAHSEDRS
- a CDS encoding SDR family oxidoreductase, encoding MTRTIDIPVPNLTGTRAVLTGGSDGIGLVLARRLVAAGADLVLPVRNRGKGEAAAAEIRAQVPGASITLHELDLSSLESVAALAAALVAEGRPIDVLVANAGVMTPPERRTTADGFELQFGTNHLGHVALVAQLMPLLRAGRARVTTQLSVAANSNAVHWDDLQWERSYHPMRAYSSSKIAVGLFALELDRRSQAGDWGITSTVSHPGIAPTNLLASRPEIGRTAESREIRLIRRLSRWGIAGTPETAALPALLAATAPDTAGGRFYGPSRFRHMSGLPAEQPLYRRLRSVEDARRIWQLSEQLAHVSFPMDGATDLDQAARRLPA
- a CDS encoding class I SAM-dependent methyltransferase, coding for MILQPCTASGSALPSGTRVFLREFARAPLRTASVVPSSPALARRMIAPLLGGRVAPVVVELGPGTGSFTAALRAAAPGMRYLGVELNPVMADHLVARFPGVDLLRGPAAELPRALAERGLPAADLVVSGLPWQAFAGPVGSELVATIAAHLAPSGAYTQFTYRWSRWAPPGRRQHRELRRHFGRVDLSPTVWANLPPAVVYTATEPVRPDAPPRPGGEPPERRPAALATSPMTSSSHR
- a CDS encoding RNB domain-containing ribonuclease, with product MARVLKVSAPLDFAAIRAEAGVPDEFPADVLAEADRVAADPPLPEHDATDLPLVTIDPPGARDLDQAVHLARTAGGYRVSYAIADVGAFVPLGSAIDAEARRRGQTVYSPDGRTPLHPPQLSEGAASLLPGQLRPAALWTIDLDADGEVTDVDLRRARVRSRAQLDYESVGADVPAELVLLPEIGRLLQARARDRGAIELGTPSQEVEPGPDGGWTIAFRGQSDVEGWNAQISLLTGRCAARLMLDGGVGVLRTLPPADPAAVETLRRLAPALGVEWPDGAGPGDVIATVDPARPRHGAFLDAAASLLRGAAYTAFDGPPPAQPGHGGVGAPYAHVTAPLRRLVDRFGTEVCLALAAGEQPSPELRAALPELPGLMAASDRRTREVERAVIELVEATVLAGRVGEVFDAVVLDADEKRSTVVLSDLAVEARCDGRLTPGQRVRVRLVTADPATRTVRFEAAGN
- a CDS encoding YciI family protein → MAKYLMLKHYRSTSKSLDCAPMDQWTPEEVSAHIQYMRDFGAKLTETGEFVDAQGVAQEGTWVRYDGEGRPPVTDGPFAETKDLIAGWMVIDVDSYERAVELAGELSAAPGPGGEPIREWLELRPVMSEPPTVRE
- a CDS encoding RNA polymerase sigma factor yields the protein MSPPVDEVLLRSVVPGVLGVLVRRGADFAAAEDAVQDALVEAVRAWPADPPRDPQAWLVTVAWRRFLDATRSEAARRRREEVVHEEPGPVSSADDTLQLYFLCAHPSLTPSSAVALTLRAVGGLTTRQIAAAYLVPEATMAQRISRAKRTVSGVRFDSAGDVATVLRVLYLVFNEGYSGDVDLAAEAIRLTRQLAAVVDHPEVAGLLALMLLHHARRAARVADDGSLVPLAQQDRGRWDTALIAEGVEVLQAALARDRLGEFQAQAAIAALHADARTAEETDWVQIVEWYDELLRLTDSPVVRLNRAVAVGEADGARAGLAALASVDASVPRRTAVQAYLHEKDGDLPTAARLYAEAAAKAPNAAERDHLTRQAARLNSG
- a CDS encoding VOC family protein, which codes for MPTIMPMVLTADPERLRDFYVGALGAEVVERTAPEPADDPPSFLSLRLGDSVLGLIREADPPAGNRTLLGIDVADVDALLDSVRSHGGSVTGGPTDMAWGMRVAHVSDPDGNPINLQCPVRD
- a CDS encoding SDR family oxidoreductase, with product MTRTWLVTGVGSGFGRLLAEQLLARGDRVAGTVRRPDAVADLRAAHGDAFSVHRLDLTDTGRIRGVVVDAAAALGRLDVVVSNAGYGLFGAAEELNDAQVTHQLDTNLLGSIQLVRAALPHLRAAGGGRVLQLSSSAGQTAWPGSSLYNATKWGIEGFCEAVAAEVAPFGIGVTIVEPGAARTGFGATGLRVAEPLDAYDSSPAAYVHGFRDGGLPGVIGDPARMAAAMIASVDQSPAPLRLVLGSDSWAAVTASLEARLEQVRGQRATAGATDG
- a CDS encoding helix-turn-helix domain-containing protein, with amino-acid sequence MTENLVGEYLRARREQVRPDDVGITATGSRRVPGLRRDELAMLAGISSEYYTRLEQGRDRHPSAQVLDAVARALGLDAASTSHLHDLADPAPRRRRTSRTERVRPSVAQLLAAWDRTPAFVQGRHLDVLAANPLAVALSPLFHPGTNLLRSVLLDPDAHQLDPAWEATAAQLVAVLRSAAGPDVDDPHLTELVGELSVRSELFRRLWARHDVRRHPGGGVYRVAHPQVGDLELRYDKFTLADAGDQVLVVYQAEPGSRSAEALTLLASLSAVSPTRR
- a CDS encoding helix-turn-helix transcriptional regulator, translating into MADRGDFASLLRAWRERLQPAAVGFPAGNRRTRGLRREEVALLAGVSVDYLVRLEQGRADRPSVQVVSSLARVLQLSDLERDQLHLAAGLPAPLPTAVPTHVPASVQRLLARLPDVAVGVWTAHWTLLTANAAWRSLLGPMDPGLNLVVAQFAGSTPQVVWEEGDHERHERALVSDLRTALIRYPDDPAVRAVLAELQQFDRFRQLWDEGTVVEHRFQAKTFVHPSVGQVTLDCDVLTAIGTDLRIVAYTAEPGTEDASRFDLIRTLGTVEVSAASD
- a CDS encoding SDR family NAD(P)-dependent oxidoreductase, which encodes MTTTLITGGNKSLGFETARRLKEHGHRVVIGARDADRGQRAAEQLGVEWVRIDVTSDESVASAAAEVRDRFGGLDVLVNNAGISGPFAGVDELDGPAVLAVLDTNTVGIVRTTHAFLPLLRESAAPVVVNVTSGLGSFTVRGDETRIEHSLPTLGYSASKAAVNMITSVYAQFLPELRVNTVDPGYTATDLNGHSGPQTVTEGTDAIVAMATIGTDGPTGTFTDRHGAVGW